The Brachyhypopomus gauderio isolate BG-103 unplaced genomic scaffold, BGAUD_0.2 sc229, whole genome shotgun sequence genome contains a region encoding:
- the dph6 gene encoding diphthine--ammonia ligase codes for MKVVALISGGKDSCYNMMQCVAAGHTIVALANLRPAHTDEIDSYMYQTVGHQAVELYAEAVGLPLYRRTITGCSVDTGREYSQHHGDEVEGPLPPP; via the exons ATGAAAGTTGTCGCGTTGATAAG TGGTGGCAAAGACAGCTGTTACAACATGATGCAGTGCGTGGCTGCGGGGCATACCATAGTAGCTCTCGCCAACCTCCGGCCAGCCCACACGG ATGAGATTGACAGTTACATGTATCAGACCGTTGGGCACCAGGCCGTTGAGCTGTATGCGGAGGCTGTGGGTCTGCCTCTGTACAGGAGAACCATCACAGGCTGCAGTGTGGACACTGGCAGAGAGTATAGCCAACACCACGGGGACGAGGTCGAGGGACCTTTACCACCTCCTTAA